One Orrella dioscoreae genomic window carries:
- a CDS encoding BolA family protein: MSGADTERMALIRARLAALEPQSLDILDESHLHAGHAGAAGGASHYRVRIVAACFTGLTPVARHRLVYHHLQDLIPYPIHALALDAQSP; this comes from the coding sequence ATGAGCGGCGCCGACACCGAACGCATGGCGCTCATCCGCGCCCGCCTGGCGGCCCTGGAACCCCAGTCGCTGGACATCCTGGACGAGTCCCACCTGCACGCCGGCCATGCCGGCGCGGCAGGCGGCGCAAGCCATTATCGCGTCCGCATCGTGGCCGCCTGTTTCACCGGCCTGACGCCCGTGGCGCGGCATCGGCTGGTGTATCATCATTTGCAGGATTTGATCCCCTATCCCATCCATGCCCTGGCGCTGGATGCCCAGTCTCCCTGA
- a CDS encoding septation protein A: MKKFLFDLFPLILFFAAYRFADIYVATAVAIAAGVLQIAWLKLTGKAIEGMHWVNLGVIVFFGGATLLLHDEAFIKWKPTVVYWLFAGALLGSRYLLGKNLLRKLLGAKIRMPDNIWDRFNASWALFFVLAGCANLYVAFSGHYTESQWVSFKVFGLMGLLLVFVIGQSVWLGRHMQAPEETGAGAGDDLPAKPLAEQERQP; this comes from the coding sequence ATGAAGAAGTTCCTGTTCGATCTCTTTCCGCTGATTCTCTTCTTCGCGGCCTATCGCTTCGCGGACATCTATGTAGCCACGGCCGTGGCCATCGCCGCGGGCGTGCTGCAGATCGCCTGGCTCAAGCTGACGGGCAAGGCCATCGAGGGCATGCACTGGGTCAACCTGGGCGTCATCGTCTTCTTCGGCGGCGCCACCCTGCTGCTGCACGACGAGGCCTTCATCAAGTGGAAGCCCACGGTGGTCTACTGGCTCTTCGCCGGCGCGCTGCTCGGTTCCCGCTACCTGCTGGGCAAGAACCTGCTGCGCAAGCTGCTGGGCGCCAAGATCCGGATGCCCGACAACATCTGGGACCGCTTCAACGCCAGCTGGGCCCTCTTCTTCGTGCTGGCGGGCTGCGCCAACCTGTACGTCGCCTTCTCGGGCCACTACACCGAGAGCCAGTGGGTCAGCTTCAAGGTGTTCGGCCTGATGGGCCTGCTGCTGGTCTTCGTCATCGGCCAATCGGTCTGGCTGGGCCGCCACATGCAGGCGCCCGAGGAAACCGGCGCAGGCGCCGGCGACGACCTTCCCGCCAAGCCGCTGGCAGAACAGGAGCGCCAGCCATGA
- the msrB gene encoding peptide-methionine (R)-S-oxide reductase MsrB: MQKVTKTDAQWREQLTPEQYYVARQKGTERAFTGEYWNTSTPGIYRCVGCGTPLFASDTKFDAGCGWPSYFDPIDPARVREETDTSHGMVRTEVLCNICDSHLGHVFPDGPPPTGLRYCINSLSMTFEPDPA; encoded by the coding sequence ATGCAGAAAGTCACCAAAACCGACGCCCAATGGCGTGAGCAGCTCACCCCCGAACAGTATTACGTGGCCCGCCAGAAGGGCACCGAACGCGCCTTCACCGGCGAATACTGGAATACCAGCACGCCCGGCATCTATCGTTGCGTGGGCTGCGGCACGCCGCTCTTCGCCTCCGACACCAAGTTCGACGCCGGCTGTGGCTGGCCCAGCTATTTCGACCCCATCGACCCGGCGCGCGTGCGCGAGGAAACCGACACCAGCCACGGCATGGTGCGCACCGAGGTGCTGTGCAACATCTGCGACTCGCACCTGGGCCACGTGTTTCCCGACGGCCCGCCGCCCACCGGCCTGCGCTACTGCATCAACTCCCTTTCCATGACTTTCGAGCCCGATCCCGCATGA
- a CDS encoding ABC transporter substrate-binding protein: MTSRSMFRLSAWTAALALSLPLGAAQAQVKVGVTVSSTGPAASLGIPSRNTVALLPTDVDGIRIEYIVLDDATDPTQAVRNTRKLIAEDKVDVVLGTNGTPGSLAMVDVAAETGTAMISVAASAKIVQPVDEKRRWAFKTPQNDALMAAALGDAMVRQKVKTLGFIGFSDAYGEGWLTEMTQAAEKRGIKVVGVERYARNDTSVTGQILKLVSARPDAILVAGSGTPVVLPQKELKARRYAGRIYQTHGAANSDVLRVCGQDCEGMILPAGPLLVASQLPDSHPVKASALVYTELYEKAHGAGSTNTFGGHLWDAGQLVLAAVPKAAATGAKPGTPAFRAALRDAIESVQNLAVSQGVFNMSPTEHAGFDERARVMVTVKGGKWVYQPDL; encoded by the coding sequence ATGACCTCTCGTAGCATGTTCCGGCTGTCCGCATGGACTGCCGCTCTGGCGCTGTCCTTGCCCCTGGGCGCCGCCCAGGCCCAGGTGAAGGTGGGGGTGACCGTGTCGAGCACCGGGCCCGCCGCCTCGCTGGGCATCCCCAGCCGCAACACCGTGGCCCTGCTGCCCACCGACGTCGACGGCATCAGGATCGAGTACATCGTGCTTGACGACGCCACCGATCCGACCCAGGCCGTGCGCAATACCCGCAAGCTGATCGCCGAGGACAAGGTGGACGTGGTGCTGGGCACCAACGGCACGCCCGGCTCGCTGGCCATGGTCGACGTGGCCGCCGAGACCGGCACGGCCATGATCAGCGTGGCCGCCAGCGCCAAGATCGTGCAGCCGGTGGACGAGAAGCGCCGCTGGGCCTTCAAGACGCCGCAGAACGACGCCCTGATGGCCGCCGCCCTGGGCGACGCGATGGTCAGGCAGAAGGTCAAGACCCTGGGCTTCATCGGCTTCTCCGATGCCTATGGCGAGGGCTGGCTGACCGAAATGACCCAGGCGGCGGAAAAGCGCGGTATCAAGGTCGTGGGCGTGGAACGCTATGCGCGCAACGACACCAGCGTCACCGGCCAGATCCTGAAGCTCGTGTCCGCGCGCCCCGACGCGATCCTGGTGGCCGGTTCGGGCACGCCCGTCGTGCTGCCGCAGAAGGAATTGAAGGCGCGCCGCTATGCCGGCCGCATCTACCAGACCCACGGCGCGGCCAACAGCGACGTGCTGCGCGTGTGCGGCCAGGACTGCGAGGGCATGATCCTGCCGGCCGGCCCGCTGCTGGTGGCCAGCCAGCTGCCCGACAGCCACCCGGTGAAGGCCTCGGCCCTGGTCTACACCGAGCTGTACGAAAAAGCGCATGGCGCCGGCTCCACCAACACCTTCGGCGGCCACCTGTGGGATGCCGGCCAGCTGGTGCTGGCTGCCGTGCCCAAGGCCGCCGCCACCGGCGCCAAGCCGGGCACGCCCGCTTTCCGTGCCGCCCTGCGCGACGCGATCGAAAGCGTGCAGAACCTGGCGGTTTCCCAAGGCGTCTTCAACATGAGCCCCACGGAGCACGCCGGTTTCGACGAACGTGCCCGCGTCATGGTGACCGTCAAGGGCGGCAAGTGGGTCTACCAGCCCGATCTCTGA
- a CDS encoding branched-chain amino acid ABC transporter permease — MDFTIALILSQDGIVNGAIYALLGLALVLVFAVTRVIFIPQGEFVTFGALTLAMLVEGRVPGTVWLLPIAGTVVLGMELVQALRTGIYSALRGTLLTCVLVPWALFYLTPIAVAEQLPLWGNVLLSLALVVPLGPLLYRAAYQPLAEASPLVLLIVSVAVHFALMGMGLVFFGAEGWRTPAFLEGQVDFGAVSWSAQSLFVVGASAVLITALWAFFGHTLYGRALRATAVNRRGARLVGISTALSGRLTFTLAAFIGAFSGMLIAPVTTIYYDTGFLIGLKGFVAAIIGGLASYPVAAGGAVLVGLIEAFASFWASAYKEVIVFTLIIPVLLWRSIASGPVHEEDA, encoded by the coding sequence ATGGATTTCACAATCGCCCTGATCCTGTCGCAGGACGGCATCGTCAATGGCGCCATCTATGCCCTGCTGGGCCTGGCGCTGGTCCTGGTGTTCGCGGTCACCCGCGTCATCTTCATTCCCCAGGGCGAATTCGTGACCTTCGGGGCCCTGACCCTGGCCATGCTGGTGGAGGGCAGGGTGCCTGGCACCGTGTGGCTGCTGCCCATCGCGGGCACGGTCGTGCTGGGCATGGAGCTGGTGCAGGCCTTGCGCACCGGCATTTATTCGGCCTTGCGCGGCACGCTGCTGACCTGTGTGCTGGTGCCCTGGGCCTTGTTCTATCTCACGCCCATCGCCGTGGCCGAGCAACTGCCGCTCTGGGGCAACGTGCTGCTGTCCCTGGCGCTGGTCGTGCCGCTGGGCCCCCTGCTGTATCGCGCCGCCTACCAGCCCCTGGCCGAGGCCAGCCCGCTGGTGCTGCTCATCGTGTCGGTGGCCGTGCACTTCGCCCTCATGGGGATGGGCCTGGTGTTCTTCGGCGCCGAGGGCTGGCGCACGCCGGCCTTCCTGGAGGGGCAGGTGGACTTCGGCGCGGTCAGCTGGTCGGCGCAAAGCCTTTTCGTGGTGGGCGCCAGCGCCGTGCTCATCACGGCGCTCTGGGCCTTCTTCGGCCACACCCTGTATGGCCGCGCCTTGCGCGCCACCGCCGTCAACCGGCGCGGCGCGCGCCTGGTCGGCATCAGCACCGCCCTGTCGGGCAGGCTCACCTTCACGTTGGCCGCGTTCATCGGCGCCTTCTCGGGCATGCTGATCGCGCCGGTCACCACCATCTACTACGACACCGGCTTCCTGATCGGCTTGAAAGGATTCGTGGCGGCCATCATCGGCGGCCTGGCCAGTTATCCGGTGGCCGCGGGCGGCGCCGTGCTGGTGGGGCTCATCGAGGCCTTCGCCTCGTTCTGGGCCAGCGCCTACAAGGAAGTCATCGTGTTCACCCTCATCATCCCGGTGCTGCTGTGGCGCTCGATCGCCAGCGGCCCGGTGCACGAGGAGGACGCATAA
- a CDS encoding branched-chain amino acid ABC transporter ATP-binding protein/permease yields the protein MARRLLLGGFLLLLAVLPQVPGTPEFWITQLNYIGLASLVVLGLVLLTGVGGLTSFGQAAFVGIGAYASAWMTVQIGLSPWLGLVAGLAATALLAFVLGAITLRLSGHYLPLGTIAWGLSLYYLFGNMESLGKHDGIAGIAPISLFGMPMAAGRDIYYLIWIAVLLALWGTHNLLDSRPGRAIRALKSGAGMAESFGINTARYKVVIFVYAALLASVSGWLYAHMQRAVSPSPFGLNHGIEYLFMAVVGGAGSVWGALLGSALVLTLKDQIQTVMTHMLDLTGNFEMIVFGVLVVIALQYARDGLWPFLAAGWQRVTGGAGARGRAAPPEAPALPARARPVAGELVLAVDAVRKTFGGLVAVNDISFGVRAGEIVGLIGPNGAGKSTTFNLITGVLPATSGGVHFRGESILGLPARAISARGVGRTFQHVQLLPGMSVLENVALGAHLRANAGVVRGALRADRADEARLLHEAATQLRRVGLGEYLYEQAGNLALGQQRILEIARALAADPVLLLLDEPAAGLRYKEKQALAAVLSQLRTEGMSILLVEHDMDFVMRLTNHLVVMDFGTKLAEGPPAEVQANPAVLEAYLGGIDDDLDVAPAQAAAKEERA from the coding sequence ATGGCGCGGCGTCTGCTTCTTGGCGGCTTCCTGCTGCTCCTGGCCGTGCTGCCCCAGGTGCCGGGCACGCCGGAATTCTGGATCACGCAGCTCAACTACATCGGCCTGGCCAGCCTCGTCGTGCTGGGCCTGGTGCTGCTCACGGGCGTGGGCGGGCTCACGTCCTTCGGGCAGGCCGCCTTCGTGGGCATCGGGGCCTATGCCTCGGCGTGGATGACCGTGCAGATCGGGCTGTCGCCCTGGCTGGGCCTCGTGGCCGGCCTGGCCGCGACGGCGCTGCTGGCCTTCGTGCTGGGCGCCATCACCTTGCGGCTCTCGGGGCATTACCTGCCCTTGGGCACCATCGCCTGGGGCCTGTCGCTGTACTACCTTTTCGGCAACATGGAATCGCTGGGCAAGCATGACGGCATCGCCGGCATCGCGCCCATTTCGCTCTTCGGCATGCCGATGGCCGCCGGGCGGGACATCTACTACCTCATCTGGATCGCGGTGCTGCTGGCGCTGTGGGGCACGCACAACCTGCTGGATTCGCGGCCGGGTCGCGCCATCCGCGCGTTGAAGAGCGGGGCGGGCATGGCCGAGTCCTTCGGCATCAACACCGCGCGCTACAAGGTCGTGATCTTCGTCTATGCGGCGTTGCTGGCCAGCGTGTCGGGCTGGCTCTATGCGCACATGCAGCGCGCCGTCAGCCCCAGCCCCTTCGGCCTGAACCACGGCATCGAATACCTGTTCATGGCCGTGGTGGGCGGCGCGGGCAGCGTCTGGGGGGCCCTGCTGGGCTCGGCCCTGGTGCTGACGCTCAAGGACCAGATCCAGACCGTCATGACCCACATGCTGGACCTGACGGGCAATTTCGAGATGATCGTCTTCGGCGTGCTGGTCGTCATCGCCTTGCAGTATGCGCGCGACGGCCTGTGGCCTTTCCTTGCCGCGGGCTGGCAGCGCGTGACGGGCGGTGCCGGCGCGCGTGGCCGCGCCGCGCCGCCCGAGGCGCCAGCGCTGCCCGCGCGCGCCCGGCCCGTGGCGGGCGAGCTGGTGCTGGCGGTCGACGCCGTGCGCAAGACCTTCGGCGGCCTGGTGGCGGTCAATGACATCAGCTTCGGGGTGCGCGCGGGCGAGATCGTCGGCCTGATCGGGCCCAACGGCGCCGGCAAGAGCACCACCTTCAACCTGATCACGGGCGTGCTGCCCGCCACGTCCGGCGGCGTGCACTTTCGCGGCGAATCGATCCTGGGCCTGCCGGCGCGCGCCATCTCGGCGCGTGGCGTGGGGCGCACCTTCCAGCACGTGCAACTGTTGCCTGGCATGTCGGTGCTGGAGAACGTCGCCTTGGGCGCGCACCTGCGCGCGAACGCCGGCGTCGTGCGCGGCGCGCTGCGCGCCGACCGCGCCGACGAGGCACGGCTGCTGCACGAAGCGGCCACCCAGCTGCGCCGCGTGGGCCTGGGAGAGTACCTGTATGAGCAGGCGGGCAACCTTGCCCTGGGCCAGCAACGCATCCTGGAGATCGCCCGCGCGCTGGCCGCCGACCCGGTGCTGCTGCTGCTCGACGAGCCGGCCGCGGGTCTGCGCTACAAGGAAAAGCAGGCGCTGGCCGCCGTGCTGTCGCAACTGCGCACCGAAGGCATGAGCATCCTGCTGGTCGAACACGACATGGATTTCGTGATGCGCCTGACCAACCACCTGGTGGTGATGGATTTCGGCACCAAGCTGGCCGAAGGGCCGCCCGCCGAGGTGCAGGCCAACCCCGCGGTGCTGGAAGCCTACCTGGGCGGCATCGACGACGACCTGGACGTGGCGCCCGCGCAGGCGGCCGCCAAAGAGGAGCGCGCGTGA
- a CDS encoding ABC transporter ATP-binding protein, with the protein MNATRTLLEVSNLSVRYGKVHALTGASLAVPAGAIVTVIGANGAGKSTLLNAIMGALPVSGHAAGDVRYDAQALGGWPVERRVATGMSLVPEKRELFSSMSVEDNLLLGGFRRYRAGERGWRGTLDEVYALFPRLRERASQAAGTLSGGERQMLAVGRALMAKPSLLMLDEPSLGLAPRIVREIFHIIARLRDAGVSILLVEQNARAALQVADYGYVLETGEVVLEGPAASLATNPRVIESYLGLGKTGAGEGT; encoded by the coding sequence ATGAACGCCACTCGCACCCTGCTTGAAGTCTCCAACCTGTCCGTGCGCTATGGCAAGGTCCATGCCTTGACGGGCGCGTCGCTGGCCGTGCCGGCAGGCGCCATCGTCACGGTGATCGGCGCCAATGGGGCCGGCAAATCCACGCTGCTCAACGCCATCATGGGCGCGCTGCCTGTCAGCGGCCATGCGGCGGGCGATGTGCGCTATGACGCGCAGGCACTGGGTGGCTGGCCCGTGGAACGCCGCGTGGCCACCGGCATGTCGCTGGTGCCGGAAAAGCGCGAACTGTTCTCCAGCATGAGCGTGGAGGACAATCTGCTGCTGGGCGGTTTCCGCCGCTATCGCGCGGGCGAACGCGGCTGGCGCGGCACGCTGGACGAGGTCTATGCCCTGTTCCCGCGCCTGCGCGAGCGCGCCAGCCAGGCGGCCGGCACGCTGTCGGGCGGCGAGCGCCAGATGCTGGCCGTGGGCCGCGCGCTGATGGCCAAGCCGTCGCTGCTGATGCTGGACGAGCCCAGCCTGGGCCTGGCGCCGCGCATCGTGCGCGAAATCTTCCACATCATCGCGCGCCTGCGCGATGCCGGTGTCTCCATCCTGCTGGTGGAACAGAACGCCCGCGCGGCCCTGCAGGTGGCCGACTATGGCTACGTGCTGGAGACCGGCGAGGTCGTGCTGGAAGGGCCGGCGGCGTCGCTGGCCACGAATCCGCGCGTGATCGAGAGTTATCTGGGGCTGGGGAAGACGGGGGCAGGCGAAGGCACGTGA
- a CDS encoding branched-chain amino acid ABC transporter permease: protein MNRQVLGYVAAAAIVAILPFAGVYPIFVMKILCYALFACAFNLLLGFTGLLSFGHAAFLGSAAYATGHAVKMWGFPTELGLIFGAGVAALLGLLFGLLAIRRSGIYFAMITLALAQMVFFFFLQARFTGGEDGLQGVPRGTLFGIIDLRSDMNLYYLIMALFALGYFIVWRTVHSPFGQVLKAIRENEPRTLSLGYDVDRYKLLAFVISAGLAGLAGSAKTLVFVSATLSDATWQMSGLVILMTLIGGLGTLTGPVLGAFIVVLLENKVGDMGQALAQLTNIQWFLRMGESVTIVIGLIFVICVLAFRRGIVGEFLHWRERRAALVAEK, encoded by the coding sequence ATGAATCGACAAGTGCTGGGCTATGTGGCTGCCGCCGCCATCGTCGCCATCCTGCCTTTCGCCGGGGTCTATCCGATCTTCGTCATGAAGATCCTGTGCTATGCCCTCTTCGCCTGCGCCTTCAACCTGCTGCTGGGCTTCACGGGCCTGCTGTCCTTCGGCCACGCGGCCTTCCTCGGCAGCGCGGCCTACGCCACCGGCCACGCAGTGAAGATGTGGGGCTTTCCCACCGAGCTGGGGCTGATCTTCGGCGCGGGCGTCGCGGCCTTGCTGGGCTTGCTGTTCGGGCTCCTGGCCATCCGCCGCAGCGGCATCTACTTCGCCATGATCACGCTGGCCCTGGCGCAGATGGTGTTCTTCTTCTTCCTGCAGGCGCGCTTCACCGGCGGCGAGGACGGGCTGCAAGGCGTGCCGCGCGGCACGCTGTTCGGCATCATCGACCTGCGCTCGGACATGAACCTGTATTACCTGATCATGGCGCTCTTCGCGCTGGGATACTTCATCGTCTGGCGCACCGTCCACTCGCCTTTCGGCCAGGTGCTCAAGGCCATCCGCGAGAACGAGCCGCGCACGCTCTCGCTGGGCTACGACGTCGACCGCTACAAGCTGCTGGCGTTCGTGATCTCCGCCGGCCTGGCGGGCCTGGCGGGCTCGGCCAAGACGCTGGTGTTCGTCTCGGCCACGCTGTCCGACGCCACCTGGCAGATGTCGGGCCTGGTGATCCTGATGACGCTGATCGGCGGGCTGGGCACGCTGACCGGCCCGGTGCTGGGCGCCTTCATCGTCGTGCTACTGGAGAACAAAGTCGGCGACATGGGCCAGGCGCTGGCCCAGCTCACCAATATCCAGTGGTTCCTGCGCATGGGCGAGTCGGTGACGATCGTGATCGGCCTCATCTTCGTCATCTGCGTGCTGGCCTTCCGCCGCGGCATCGTGGGCGAATTCCTGCACTGGCGGGAGCGCCGCGCGGCGCTGGTCGCCGAGAAGTAG
- a CDS encoding branched-chain amino acid ABC transporter permease, which translates to MTEIFGIPTQALLGQLLLGLVNGSFYAILSLGLAVIFGLLNVINFAHGALYMLGAFAAWMGMEYLGLNYWVMLLLGPLLVGLFGIVIEKLLLRHLYKLDHLYGLLLTFGITLLLEGLLRSFFGVSGQPYPTPDALRGATNLGFMILPNYRAWVVVASVVVCLLTWFVIERTRLGALLRAATENPKLVESFGVNVPLMITLTYGFGVALAGFAGVLAAPVLQISPLMGSNLIIVVFAVVVIGGMGSIMGAIVTGLGLGVVEGLTKVFWPEASSTVVFIIMAIVLLLRPAGLFGKEK; encoded by the coding sequence ATGACTGAAATCTTCGGCATTCCCACCCAGGCGCTGCTCGGCCAGTTGCTGCTCGGCCTGGTGAACGGCTCCTTCTATGCCATCCTGTCACTGGGCCTGGCGGTCATCTTCGGCCTGCTCAACGTGATCAACTTCGCGCATGGCGCGCTGTACATGCTGGGCGCCTTCGCGGCCTGGATGGGCATGGAGTATCTCGGCCTGAACTACTGGGTCATGCTGCTGCTCGGGCCGCTGCTGGTCGGGCTCTTCGGCATCGTGATCGAGAAGCTGTTGCTGCGCCATCTCTACAAGCTGGACCACCTGTACGGGCTGCTCCTCACCTTCGGCATCACGCTGCTGCTCGAAGGCCTGCTGCGCAGCTTCTTCGGGGTCTCGGGCCAGCCCTATCCCACACCGGACGCCTTGCGCGGCGCCACCAACCTGGGCTTCATGATCCTGCCGAACTACCGCGCCTGGGTCGTCGTCGCCTCGGTCGTGGTCTGTCTGCTTACCTGGTTCGTCATCGAACGCACCCGCCTGGGCGCCCTGCTGCGCGCGGCCACCGAGAACCCAAAGCTGGTCGAATCCTTCGGCGTGAACGTGCCGCTCATGATCACGCTGACCTACGGCTTCGGCGTCGCGCTGGCCGGTTTCGCCGGCGTGCTGGCGGCGCCCGTGCTGCAGATCTCGCCGCTCATGGGCAGCAACCTCATCATCGTCGTGTTCGCCGTGGTGGTCATCGGCGGCATGGGCTCCATCATGGGCGCCATCGTCACCGGACTGGGGCTGGGCGTGGTCGAAGGCCTGACCAAGGTCTTCTGGCCCGAGGCCTCCAGCACCGTGGTGTTCATCATCATGGCCATCGTTCTGCTGCTGCGCCCGGCCGGGCTGTTCGGGAAAGAGAAATGA
- a CDS encoding ABC transporter substrate-binding protein gives MKIRTLTAAMLLAGLGFGAHAQGISDDVIRIGFITDMSGVYSDIDGPAGVEAIRMAIADAGGNIDGKKIELVFADHQNKADIASARAREWFDQQKLDVLIGGTNSATSLAMAAVAAEKKKPFLAIGAGASDLTNAQCSPYTVHYAYDTVALARGTGSAVVKDGGKSWFFLTADYAFGHALERDTSTVVKNSGGEIKGTVRAPLGAADFSSFLLQAQSSKAQILGLANAGGDTINSIKAANEFGVTASMKMAGLLVFINDIHSLGLKATQNMYLTDGWYWDLDDASRAWAKKFQNKVGRKPSMLQAGDYSSVSYYLKAVKETGTDDADTILKWMRGNPVNDFFAQNGRVREDGRMVHDMYLMQVKTPEESKGPWDYYKVVAKLPGDDVFTKLSESTCKLVKK, from the coding sequence ATGAAAATCCGCACTCTGACCGCGGCCATGCTGCTGGCCGGCCTGGGCTTCGGCGCGCATGCGCAGGGCATCAGCGACGACGTGATCCGCATCGGCTTCATCACGGACATGTCGGGCGTGTACTCGGACATCGACGGCCCCGCGGGCGTCGAGGCCATCCGCATGGCCATCGCCGACGCGGGCGGCAACATCGATGGCAAGAAGATCGAACTGGTCTTCGCCGACCACCAGAACAAGGCAGACATCGCCTCGGCCCGTGCCCGCGAATGGTTCGACCAGCAGAAGCTGGACGTGCTGATCGGCGGCACCAACTCGGCCACCAGCCTGGCCATGGCCGCCGTGGCCGCCGAAAAGAAGAAGCCCTTCCTCGCCATCGGCGCGGGCGCCTCCGACCTGACCAATGCCCAGTGCAGCCCCTACACCGTGCACTACGCCTACGACACCGTCGCGCTGGCGCGCGGCACGGGCTCGGCAGTGGTGAAGGACGGCGGCAAGAGCTGGTTCTTCCTGACCGCCGACTATGCCTTCGGCCATGCGCTGGAGCGCGACACCTCCACCGTGGTCAAGAACTCCGGCGGCGAGATCAAGGGCACGGTCCGCGCCCCGCTGGGCGCGGCGGACTTCTCGTCCTTCCTGCTGCAGGCCCAGTCCTCCAAGGCGCAGATCCTGGGCCTGGCCAACGCGGGCGGCGACACCATCAATTCGATCAAGGCCGCCAATGAATTCGGCGTCACGGCGAGCATGAAGATGGCCGGCCTGCTGGTGTTCATCAACGACATCCACTCGCTGGGCCTGAAAGCCACGCAGAACATGTACCTGACCGACGGCTGGTACTGGGACCTGGACGATGCCTCGCGCGCCTGGGCCAAGAAGTTCCAGAACAAGGTGGGCCGCAAGCCCTCGATGCTGCAGGCCGGCGACTATTCCTCGGTGTCCTACTACCTGAAGGCGGTGAAGGAAACCGGCACGGACGACGCCGACACGATCCTGAAGTGGATGCGCGGCAATCCGGTCAACGACTTCTTCGCACAGAACGGCCGTGTGCGCGAGGACGGCCGCATGGTCCACGACATGTACCTGATGCAGGTGAAGACCCCGGAAGAGTCCAAGGGGCCGTGGGACTACTACAAGGTCGTGGCCAAGCTGCCGGGTGACGATGTCTTCACCAAGCTGTCCGAGTCGACCTGCAAGCTGGTCAAGAAGTAA
- a CDS encoding ABC transporter ATP-binding protein, whose product MNTQVHAPATAAPPRPLPAASAEGVAQTRAPALDISDLHAWYGESHILHGVNLTVAPGEVVTLLGRNGAGRTTTLRAILGLTGSRKGSVRIHGTESIDLPTYRVAHLGIGYCPEERGIFASLSCEENLLLPPPVAGVPGGGMSLTEIYEMFPNLLERRHSPGTRLSGGEQQMLAVARILRTGANLLLLDEISEGLAPVIVQTLARMITTLKAKGYTIVMVEQNFRFAAPLADRFYVMEHGQMVEHFHASELDAKQETLNQLLGV is encoded by the coding sequence ATGAACACGCAAGTCCATGCCCCCGCCACCGCCGCGCCGCCGCGGCCCCTGCCCGCCGCGTCCGCCGAAGGCGTGGCGCAGACCCGCGCGCCCGCGCTCGACATCTCGGACCTGCACGCCTGGTATGGCGAATCGCACATCCTGCATGGCGTGAACCTGACCGTCGCGCCGGGCGAGGTCGTCACGCTGCTGGGCCGCAACGGCGCCGGACGCACCACCACGCTGCGGGCCATCCTGGGCCTGACCGGCAGCCGAAAGGGCTCGGTGCGCATCCACGGCACCGAATCCATCGACCTGCCGACGTATCGCGTCGCCCACCTGGGCATCGGTTATTGCCCCGAAGAACGCGGCATCTTCGCCAGCCTGTCCTGCGAGGAAAACCTGCTGCTGCCCCCGCCCGTGGCGGGCGTGCCTGGCGGCGGCATGTCGCTGACCGAAATCTACGAGATGTTCCCCAACCTGCTGGAACGCCGCCATTCGCCGGGCACGCGCCTGTCGGGCGGCGAACAGCAGATGCTGGCGGTCGCGCGCATCCTGCGCACCGGCGCCAACCTGCTGCTGCTGGACGAGATCTCCGAAGGCCTCGCGCCCGTCATCGTGCAGACGCTGGCCCGCATGATCACGACACTGAAGGCCAAGGGCTACACCATCGTGATGGTCGAGCAGAACTTCCGCTTCGCCGCGCCGCTCGCGGACCGCTTCTACGTGATGGAGCACGGCCAGATGGTCGAGCACTTCCACGCCAGCGAGCTCGACGCCAAGCAGGAAACGCTCAACCAGCTCCTGGGCGTCTGA